One segment of Rubripirellula amarantea DNA contains the following:
- a CDS encoding IRE (iron responsive element), translated as MNRSTTFRRKIIYIVVLLAMLLPLYKLGQPSSGGANDGGQLSQLRHKYNMAESDLGEISPASETMKLATLGLRGVAATLLWNRAHEYRVLHEWDRLKATLNNIALLQPHFEKVWEHQAHNLAYNVSIEFDDYRQRYEMVREGTEFLTRGVRQNREAPRLIWYTGWFYGAKMGMADEKRQFRRLFSEDEVLHESLMNENIAVDSPEARGPLGTPDNWLVGRLWLNYGYDLVDSGVSINRQTPLNFYETGPKWRFKHAEAIELEGILDDRAQNAWLMAAEDWSKFGNRSIPTTAAFTIKLDRLEDIANRRDETLDKFRDLVGDAYEEGLKPYIQVHTKEVQEMLLKRRSERTEEEQKIADTVDIFFGLNLTDIAKNSDPDVRLRAVQLAEELSNLDARYRKTKGYREQINYAYWKALAAAEQEERTVRARRLTYEAEQANQEAELDKAIELYEEAFAIWEEIFDDYPILTIDDTAEDLFESIRRYMIAIDSEEIPEDFPLREFVELMGRDGRVDSLTYIEVREKAIAKMKERKQELQEEEKQLERELEEANSQDNESDEKASPGEPEKDSVSDPEEEPASEESDAEMASSQSSSPEESANAEPEDADADTTEESQQAEETEDSEPVTLEDAAEAIPASE; from the coding sequence ATGAATCGGTCGACAACTTTTCGTCGCAAAATCATTTACATCGTGGTCCTGCTGGCCATGCTGTTGCCGCTGTACAAGCTCGGCCAACCGTCGAGCGGAGGTGCGAACGATGGCGGACAACTTTCCCAGCTTCGCCATAAGTACAACATGGCCGAAAGCGACCTGGGCGAAATCAGCCCAGCTAGCGAGACCATGAAACTGGCAACGCTTGGACTTCGAGGTGTTGCCGCAACCTTGCTGTGGAATCGCGCGCACGAATATCGCGTGTTGCACGAATGGGATCGCTTGAAGGCGACGCTTAACAACATCGCTTTGCTGCAACCACACTTTGAAAAGGTTTGGGAACACCAAGCTCACAACCTTGCCTACAACGTGTCGATCGAATTCGATGACTATCGCCAACGCTACGAGATGGTCCGAGAAGGCACCGAGTTCCTGACACGGGGTGTGCGTCAGAACCGCGAAGCTCCCCGATTGATTTGGTACACCGGTTGGTTCTATGGAGCCAAGATGGGGATGGCGGACGAGAAACGACAATTCCGTCGTCTGTTCTCGGAAGACGAGGTGCTTCATGAATCATTGATGAATGAAAACATCGCCGTCGACAGCCCCGAAGCTCGCGGACCATTGGGAACACCGGATAATTGGTTGGTTGGTCGCCTGTGGCTGAACTACGGCTATGACTTGGTCGATTCAGGCGTCAGCATCAACCGCCAAACACCACTTAACTTCTACGAAACGGGACCGAAGTGGCGATTCAAGCATGCCGAAGCAATCGAGCTTGAAGGCATCTTGGACGACCGAGCTCAGAATGCTTGGCTAATGGCAGCCGAGGACTGGTCGAAGTTCGGAAACCGCAGTATCCCCACCACCGCGGCATTCACGATTAAGCTCGATCGCTTGGAAGACATTGCTAATCGCCGCGATGAAACCTTAGACAAATTCCGTGACCTTGTCGGCGATGCGTATGAAGAGGGCCTCAAACCCTACATTCAAGTGCACACCAAAGAGGTTCAAGAGATGCTATTGAAGCGACGCTCTGAACGCACTGAAGAAGAACAGAAAATCGCTGACACGGTCGACATTTTCTTTGGCTTGAACTTGACCGACATAGCGAAGAATTCAGACCCCGACGTTCGGTTGCGAGCCGTTCAGTTGGCTGAAGAACTGTCAAACCTCGATGCTCGTTACCGCAAAACGAAAGGGTACCGAGAACAAATTAACTATGCGTACTGGAAGGCCCTTGCAGCGGCTGAGCAAGAAGAACGAACGGTCCGCGCACGACGATTGACCTACGAAGCTGAGCAAGCCAACCAAGAAGCCGAACTAGACAAAGCGATCGAACTGTACGAAGAGGCATTCGCGATTTGGGAAGAGATCTTCGACGACTATCCGATCCTAACGATCGACGACACGGCGGAAGATCTTTTCGAATCAATCCGACGTTACATGATCGCGATCGATTCCGAGGAAATCCCCGAGGACTTCCCATTGCGTGAATTTGTTGAATTGATGGGACGAGACGGTCGCGTCGATTCACTTACCTACATCGAAGTTCGCGAGAAGGCGATCGCGAAGATGAAAGAACGCAAGCAGGAACTTCAGGAAGAAGAAAAGCAGCTTGAGCGAGAGCTAGAAGAAGCGAACTCACAGGATAACGAATCCGACGAAAAGGCTTCGCCGGGTGAACCTGAGAAAGATTCAGTGTCTGATCCCGAAGAGGAACCCGCCTCGGAAGAATCTGACGCTGAAATGGCGAGCTCCCAATCAAGCAGTCCTGAAGAATCCGCAAACGCGGAACCTGAGGATGCGGACGCTGACACGACTGAGGAATCTCAACAAGCGGAAGAGACCGAAGATTCAGAACCAGTCACGCTGGAAGATGCCGCCGAAGCCATTCCGGCGAGCGAGTAA
- a CDS encoding ABC transporter permease, protein MTLQPDDFWSFYEWLIRPGAFLESAALQGVVLIILAIVLGLIIGYIISAVRYGPVEGFYAVARVVRDLVVYDLPGTSVRRIMALARLAFKEAIRRKVLFVVGLFLVVLLMAGWYLNPDSDDPARLYISFVLTATNYLVLALALFISAFSLPAEIKSKTIYSIVTKPVRSTEIVLGRMLGFVGVGTLILIPMGLSSYLFVTRGLRHTHSEVTEVRELDNGTFVGETDYINNHKHTFTIEPESDGRGLTNNVRGHRHVVTRTDDGEFVIGAPVGALRARVPVYGDITFYGREGEEREAGIDVGAEQLAGGYGSAGISRLVGVSKGARKIQHGYVEGGTLGSVHYTFSGITPNRYRDGIPVDLSIRAYRSYKGDIETGIRGSITMKHPTKAIETNPIAFVVNEYAVDEKTLPLTLEGTDGNETRVLNVFEDLVDEEGRITIVLRCIDEAQYLGMTRSGVYLRPAENSFGWNLTKAYISIWLQMTMVIAFGVMFSTFLSGPVAMVATAVCVLLGLMAEQVYDTRHYIDSNISRGGGPIESLIRLLKQDAMTTELDLDNTASTVVKGLDAGIVYTLDAIATALPNLPKMLGTAEYAASGFDIFGALLLRHGAATFGYCLLAFMVSYFFLKTREMAA, encoded by the coding sequence ATGACCCTGCAACCTGACGATTTCTGGTCGTTTTATGAGTGGCTAATCCGTCCGGGCGCGTTCCTTGAGAGTGCCGCGCTACAGGGCGTGGTCTTGATCATCTTGGCCATCGTGCTTGGCTTGATCATTGGCTACATCATTTCAGCCGTCCGCTACGGACCCGTTGAAGGATTCTATGCGGTCGCTCGCGTGGTACGTGACTTGGTGGTTTATGACCTGCCCGGCACATCCGTTCGCCGCATCATGGCCTTAGCCCGTTTGGCCTTCAAAGAAGCCATTCGACGCAAAGTGTTGTTCGTTGTGGGCCTGTTCCTGGTCGTCCTTTTGATGGCCGGCTGGTACCTGAACCCTGATAGCGATGATCCCGCTCGGCTTTACATTAGCTTCGTGCTGACGGCAACGAACTACCTTGTGTTGGCACTGGCGCTGTTTATCAGTGCATTTTCGCTGCCTGCGGAAATCAAGAGCAAGACGATTTATTCGATCGTTACCAAGCCGGTTCGTTCGACCGAAATTGTGCTCGGACGCATGCTTGGTTTTGTGGGTGTCGGCACGTTGATTTTGATTCCGATGGGACTTTCGAGCTATCTGTTCGTGACCCGCGGACTTCGCCACACTCATTCGGAAGTGACTGAGGTTCGTGAACTCGATAACGGCACGTTCGTAGGCGAAACGGACTACATCAATAATCACAAGCACACGTTTACCATCGAACCTGAATCCGATGGACGCGGTTTGACCAATAACGTTCGCGGGCATCGTCACGTTGTCACTCGCACCGATGATGGTGAATTCGTGATCGGAGCCCCCGTGGGCGCACTTCGTGCTCGCGTGCCCGTCTACGGCGACATCACTTTCTATGGACGCGAAGGCGAAGAACGCGAAGCTGGCATCGATGTGGGTGCCGAGCAACTTGCCGGTGGATATGGCAGTGCGGGCATCTCCCGTCTGGTTGGCGTTAGCAAGGGTGCGAGAAAGATTCAACACGGTTACGTCGAAGGCGGAACCCTCGGTTCGGTTCACTACACGTTCAGTGGAATCACGCCGAACCGCTATCGTGATGGCATCCCCGTCGATCTCTCGATTCGAGCTTACCGTTCCTACAAAGGGGACATTGAAACGGGTATTCGTGGTTCGATCACCATGAAGCATCCAACCAAGGCGATTGAAACAAACCCTATCGCTTTCGTTGTCAATGAATACGCCGTCGATGAAAAGACTCTGCCGTTGACCTTAGAAGGCACCGATGGAAACGAAACTCGTGTGCTCAATGTGTTTGAGGATCTCGTTGATGAAGAAGGGCGAATCACAATCGTGCTTCGCTGTATCGACGAGGCCCAGTACTTGGGGATGACTCGCAGTGGTGTGTATTTGCGTCCCGCTGAAAACTCGTTCGGCTGGAACCTGACCAAGGCTTACATATCGATTTGGCTTCAAATGACGATGGTCATCGCATTCGGTGTGATGTTCAGTACGTTCCTTAGTGGCCCAGTCGCGATGGTTGCAACGGCGGTCTGCGTGCTGTTGGGTTTGATGGCCGAGCAGGTTTATGACACTCGCCACTACATCGACTCGAACATTTCACGCGGGGGTGGGCCTATCGAATCGCTTATCCGACTGCTGAAGCAGGACGCGATGACGACCGAGTTGGACCTGGACAATACGGCCTCCACCGTTGTCAAAGGACTCGACGCAGGCATCGTTTACACCTTGGATGCAATCGCAACCGCGTTGCCCAACTTGCCCAAGATGCTCGGCACCGCGGAGTACGCAGCCAGCGGCTTCGACATTTTCGGAGCTTTGCTTCTTCGACATGGTGCAGCCACGTTCGGCTACTGTTTGCTGGCTTTTATGGTTAGTTACTTCTTCCTGAAAACCCGTGAGATGGCGGCATGA
- a CDS encoding ABC transporter ATP-binding protein, producing the protein MDTEATAVATPEKPASDRAADAGSGVIIETRNLSKIYRDFWGRKKVNALKSLDIEVKQGEIFGLLGPNGSGKSTTIKLILGLLFPTSGRVLVFDKDASETSKNERIGYLPEESYLYKFLTAEETLDFYGRLFDMSSADRKRRVDELIRLVGLTGAKHRQLREYSKGMTRRVGLAQALINDPDLILLDEPTTGLDPIGTREMKDLILALRDQGKTILLCSHQLADVQDVCDRVAILHQGELKELGKVSDLLKVQDVTEVHATGLSDAAKQEIADVIQRHGGKLESMDNPTATMEDLFLNIVRESEARPGARRVSSSATDETSGNDQGGEGKQ; encoded by the coding sequence GTGGATACCGAAGCAACGGCTGTCGCCACGCCTGAGAAACCCGCCTCCGACCGTGCCGCGGATGCTGGTTCAGGCGTGATTATTGAAACACGCAACTTGAGCAAGATCTACCGCGACTTTTGGGGTCGCAAGAAGGTCAACGCGCTCAAATCGCTCGACATTGAGGTCAAACAGGGCGAAATCTTTGGTCTGCTGGGGCCTAACGGTAGTGGAAAGTCGACCACGATTAAGTTGATCCTGGGACTCTTGTTCCCCACCAGCGGGAGAGTGTTGGTGTTCGACAAGGATGCCAGCGAAACAAGCAAGAACGAGCGAATTGGCTATCTGCCCGAGGAATCGTACCTCTACAAGTTCTTAACCGCCGAGGAAACGCTCGACTTTTACGGCCGGCTGTTCGATATGTCGTCGGCCGATCGCAAGAGACGCGTTGATGAACTGATTCGGTTAGTCGGGCTCACGGGTGCCAAGCATCGCCAGCTTCGCGAATACAGCAAAGGGATGACCCGTCGTGTCGGCTTGGCCCAGGCCCTGATCAACGACCCTGATTTGATTCTTCTTGACGAACCGACGACCGGGTTGGACCCCATCGGTACTCGCGAGATGAAAGATTTGATTCTGGCTCTTCGTGACCAAGGCAAAACGATCCTGTTGTGCAGCCACCAACTGGCCGACGTGCAAGACGTTTGCGACCGAGTGGCGATTCTGCATCAAGGCGAACTGAAAGAACTTGGCAAGGTTTCGGACTTGCTGAAGGTTCAAGACGTGACCGAGGTCCACGCCACGGGACTCTCTGATGCTGCCAAGCAAGAGATCGCTGACGTGATTCAACGCCACGGCGGCAAGCTCGAGTCGATGGACAACCCAACGGCAACGATGGAAGACTTGTTCTTGAACATTGTGCGTGAAAGCGAAGCCCGCCCAGGTGCTCGTCGGGTTTCTTCGTCGGCGACGGACGAAACATCGGGTAACGACCAAGGTGGTGAGGGCAAGCAATGA
- a CDS encoding bifunctional folylpolyglutamate synthase/dihydrofolate synthase, with the protein MSRDSAKPEEVDEDRYQRALQFLYDRINYEKLVDGASRFPFRLKRIADLIDRLGLSHFLDPTCVTSVSGAIGSAVPVTPPGRVTERVIDSIPLIHIAGTKGKGSTATMVSAALTAAGIRTGTYTSPHLHSLEERFRVDGKPCSARELIELVECVREAAEQMANESVGSPTFFELTTAISLLHFHRSDCQVVVIEVGLGGRLDCTNVCRPTVSVITSIGLDHQHVLGDTKEAIAAEKAGIIKDGVPVISGVTESGPAEVIERISREHSAPLYQLGRDFAVTDERCDDWGSIVNFDGRDCFEDLNQAQLSLEGTHQARNASLAIAVLQTFQRQTSIEVPQDAIRTAMMRLRCDGRLDRYRLPREVTVIVDAAHNEDSVTALCQAVQRRQYKKPIAFVFGTSVDKSAEPMLRLIGDLANSITLTQFSGNPRFCPVESLQKRMPDGYSGELFIQPDAMQACRTALDKVPDAGTLIVCGSFFLAAEVRGYFESLQISPKR; encoded by the coding sequence GTGTCCCGGGATTCAGCCAAACCCGAAGAAGTCGACGAGGACCGTTATCAGCGTGCTCTGCAATTTCTATACGACCGCATCAATTACGAGAAACTGGTCGACGGCGCATCTCGATTTCCGTTTCGATTAAAACGCATCGCTGACTTGATTGATCGCTTGGGATTGAGCCATTTCCTCGATCCGACTTGCGTAACCTCGGTAAGCGGGGCGATTGGGTCGGCCGTTCCAGTCACGCCACCGGGCCGGGTGACGGAGAGAGTGATTGACTCCATTCCCCTGATCCACATTGCGGGAACCAAGGGCAAGGGATCGACCGCAACCATGGTTTCCGCCGCATTGACCGCTGCGGGCATCCGGACTGGAACTTACACATCACCGCACCTGCATTCTCTCGAAGAACGGTTTCGAGTGGATGGGAAGCCGTGTTCTGCACGTGAATTGATTGAGTTGGTCGAATGCGTTCGCGAAGCGGCGGAACAGATGGCCAACGAATCAGTAGGCTCACCCACGTTTTTTGAACTGACCACGGCAATCTCGTTGTTGCACTTTCACCGTAGCGATTGCCAAGTCGTCGTCATCGAGGTCGGCTTGGGGGGGCGGCTAGATTGCACCAATGTGTGCCGACCTACGGTCTCGGTGATCACGTCGATCGGGCTCGATCATCAACATGTCCTCGGCGATACAAAAGAAGCCATCGCCGCAGAGAAAGCTGGGATCATCAAGGATGGCGTTCCCGTGATCAGTGGCGTGACGGAATCCGGTCCTGCTGAAGTGATCGAACGAATCTCACGTGAGCATTCTGCGCCGCTATATCAGCTTGGCCGCGACTTCGCCGTGACCGATGAACGCTGCGACGATTGGGGGTCCATCGTCAACTTTGATGGTCGTGATTGCTTTGAAGATTTGAATCAAGCGCAGCTTTCGCTCGAAGGGACCCACCAAGCTCGCAACGCATCTCTGGCCATCGCTGTCTTACAGACCTTTCAACGTCAAACTTCGATCGAGGTTCCTCAGGATGCCATTCGCACAGCGATGATGCGTTTGCGTTGCGATGGGCGATTAGATCGGTATCGGTTGCCTCGCGAAGTCACCGTCATCGTGGACGCCGCCCACAACGAAGATTCCGTCACTGCGCTTTGCCAAGCCGTCCAGAGGCGTCAATACAAAAAGCCGATCGCATTCGTTTTTGGCACCAGCGTCGATAAGTCGGCCGAACCTATGCTGCGACTCATCGGGGACCTTGCCAACTCGATCACGTTGACCCAGTTCAGTGGGAATCCAAGGTTTTGCCCAGTGGAATCCTTGCAGAAGAGAATGCCGGATGGCTATTCGGGTGAGTTGTTCATTCAGCCAGACGCCATGCAAGCGTGTCGAACGGCACTGGATAAAGTTCCCGATGCAGGCACGTTGATTGTTTGCGGTTCGTTCTTTTTGGCCGCTGAAGTGCGAGGCTATTTCGAGTCGCTTCAGATCTCGCCGAAACGTTAA
- a CDS encoding 4'-phosphopantetheinyl transferase family protein has translation MIRIRIWHATSSPTEAGLVERACESYLNADERVRADRFRQPTSRNQHVIGRGMARRLIGEHAGIDPTQIRFDLEPYGKPFVCDPPQAVRPFNVAHTHGLVLCGLFDTSRIEEGAAKVDSLDVGSGYFGSDHVGSDHVSSDHVTDRIKLGVDVEGLDRRTDPAIAERFFSQPEIRYLQTQQSDQSRRVAFLRIWTLKESFIKAIGTGMATPLADFAFEHIDSDQPRIRMLSDKLDQGETWQFRVFEPRPGYIAAAAVTMGEKTAVPNMLLHSFDELVDC, from the coding sequence TTGATTCGCATTCGTATTTGGCACGCCACCAGTTCACCCACCGAGGCCGGTTTGGTCGAACGGGCCTGTGAGTCGTACCTAAATGCAGACGAACGTGTGCGAGCCGACCGATTTCGTCAGCCGACCAGTCGCAACCAGCATGTCATTGGTCGAGGCATGGCACGACGTTTAATCGGTGAGCATGCCGGTATCGATCCAACACAGATACGTTTTGATCTTGAGCCCTACGGCAAACCTTTCGTTTGTGATCCGCCACAGGCTGTCCGGCCGTTCAATGTTGCTCACACGCACGGTCTCGTCCTCTGCGGACTCTTCGATACAAGCAGGATCGAAGAGGGGGCCGCAAAAGTCGATTCCCTCGATGTCGGCTCTGGCTACTTCGGTTCTGACCATGTCGGCTCTGACCATGTTAGCTCTGACCATGTAACGGACAGAATTAAGTTGGGCGTCGATGTTGAGGGGCTCGATCGACGGACCGATCCGGCGATCGCCGAGCGTTTTTTTTCGCAACCCGAGATTCGGTACCTGCAAACGCAACAAAGCGATCAATCGCGTCGAGTGGCGTTCTTGAGGATCTGGACGCTAAAGGAATCTTTCATCAAGGCGATCGGAACAGGCATGGCAACACCGCTCGCTGATTTTGCGTTTGAACACATCGATTCGGACCAACCCAGGATCCGTATGCTGAGTGACAAACTTGATCAGGGTGAAACTTGGCAGTTTCGTGTATTCGAGCCGCGACCGGGATACATCGCAGCGGCCGCCGTAACTATGGGTGAAAAAACTGCGGTACCGAACATGCTACTACACAGCTTTGATGAGTTGGTTGATTGCTAG
- a CDS encoding BBP7 family outer membrane beta-barrel protein: MNKLPLWIAALASVVAFHAGNVTAEPPRAQIADIDFEASGFVIPAGASEFTHGLVSNPVQQAGMTMPQSYGVGQTTPIPTAMYPQGNIAQVGYFSSSCDDGGCDTGGCDSGCGCGASHGPLFSGQWLGCNGPIQDCEPILSGGLIGKMNGSCRMGGPCGSCGGACGGSGCQAAAGGAGLSGLRHMCLFCRGDGCSACQLANPAAFTSIFTFLKPYSEGGKCQQRWYDISAEALVLGHNSPGSNLGVVTTRDSQANAVPVLFGGAGTDADLEAGVRLSGALIFGPGGSFEGTYMGGHEWTDSRTVTDPGANLYSFVSNFGDDPPGIGYDDTDRSVSQTIASSSKFHSGELNYRRRTMGPYCRFQGSWLAGLRYLRFDNGLRYSAVGDTTNATTGLLRYFESDGMAKNDFFGAQLGFDLWYHVIPGISLGVEAKGAWGQNDYETSSIYRSNSLANQATAGQLTLTDKDRDITTMAELQFAMSYRLSHSWAFRSSYYLIAMDDVATTTLDRDTIIAVVDNDPATQTSGTSVTFDSLVLNGFSLGAEYTW; this comes from the coding sequence ATGAATAAACTTCCACTATGGATTGCCGCACTCGCGTCAGTCGTCGCTTTCCACGCCGGCAATGTCACGGCTGAACCTCCAAGGGCTCAGATCGCAGACATAGACTTTGAAGCCAGCGGATTCGTGATCCCAGCGGGGGCTTCCGAGTTCACGCATGGACTCGTCAGTAATCCAGTTCAGCAGGCTGGCATGACCATGCCGCAATCGTATGGGGTCGGACAAACGACACCGATTCCTACGGCGATGTATCCCCAAGGTAACATTGCCCAGGTTGGCTACTTCAGTTCTTCTTGTGACGACGGCGGTTGCGATACCGGCGGCTGCGATAGCGGTTGTGGCTGTGGCGCAAGTCACGGTCCCTTGTTCAGTGGACAGTGGCTCGGCTGTAACGGACCCATTCAAGACTGTGAACCGATCCTTAGTGGCGGTTTGATCGGCAAAATGAATGGTAGTTGCAGAATGGGTGGTCCCTGTGGATCATGCGGCGGCGCGTGTGGCGGATCTGGCTGCCAAGCGGCGGCTGGTGGAGCTGGGCTTTCTGGCCTCCGGCACATGTGTCTGTTTTGCCGCGGTGATGGTTGCTCGGCGTGTCAGTTGGCAAACCCCGCAGCCTTCACAAGCATCTTCACCTTCTTGAAGCCATACTCCGAAGGTGGCAAGTGCCAACAACGTTGGTATGACATCTCAGCCGAAGCATTGGTCTTGGGACACAATTCCCCAGGCAGCAACTTGGGCGTTGTCACCACGCGTGATTCTCAGGCCAACGCGGTTCCCGTGCTCTTTGGTGGAGCAGGAACTGACGCAGACCTTGAAGCTGGTGTGCGATTGTCGGGGGCTCTGATCTTCGGCCCAGGCGGCAGCTTCGAAGGAACTTACATGGGTGGCCATGAGTGGACCGACTCGAGAACCGTTACTGATCCGGGTGCCAACCTGTACTCGTTCGTCAGCAACTTTGGTGATGATCCTCCAGGAATTGGCTATGACGACACAGACCGATCCGTTTCTCAAACGATCGCTTCAAGCAGCAAGTTCCATAGTGGCGAACTGAATTACCGTCGCCGCACGATGGGCCCCTACTGCCGCTTTCAAGGCTCTTGGTTGGCTGGCCTTCGCTACCTGCGTTTCGACAACGGATTGCGATACTCCGCCGTGGGCGACACCACCAACGCAACGACCGGACTGCTGCGATACTTTGAATCTGATGGAATGGCCAAGAACGATTTCTTCGGTGCTCAGCTAGGCTTTGACCTTTGGTACCACGTGATTCCGGGGATTAGCCTAGGAGTCGAGGCCAAGGGAGCTTGGGGACAAAACGACTACGAAACGTCCAGCATCTACCGATCCAACTCACTTGCCAATCAAGCAACCGCCGGTCAATTGACGCTGACCGACAAGGATCGTGACATCACAACCATGGCCGAGTTGCAGTTCGCAATGTCGTACCGGTTGTCTCACTCGTGGGCATTCCGATCGTCTTACTATCTGATTGCCATGGACGATGTTGCGACCACGACGCTTGATCGCGACACCATCATCGCCGTTGTCGACAACGACCCGGCAACTCAAACGTCGGGGACGTCGGTCACATTCGACTCACTCGTCTTGAATGGTTTCTCATTGGGTGCCGAGTACACCTGGTAA